The following is a genomic window from Calliphora vicina chromosome 5, idCalVici1.1, whole genome shotgun sequence.
TGGCTCTGTCAAAACGTTTTCCATACATCATCTAAGTGGCACAGTCAAAAATAACTCTCTATCACAGCTGTTTTCTTTTGAGCGTGGACGCACTTCCAAGCTGAAAATATTTGATATCAACAGTCAACCCACAGCCTTAAGCAATGCCTGTGCCAAAACCAAATGTCCTGGTATATGTTTCAATACGCCGAATACCTCAATCTGTCGGTGTCCAGACAAGTTTTCTCTAAATGGTACCGGAGCTCAGTGTATACCATATCCAAAGGATACCGATGTGAAAGTGAAAAACTGTACGACAGGATTTCAATGTCTGAAGTCGCCACAATGTGTTGATGTCAAGGATTTGTGTGATGGCTTCGATGATTGTGATGATGGCAGTGATGAAAGTAATGCTGCAGAGGGTCCTTGTAATCCCAAGAAGTGTGatttaaatttgcattttgTTTGCAATGAGCGCTGCTATCAACGTTCGCTGCTGTGTAGTTCGATAAACTATTGTTTGGATGGCACAGATCAGCAAAATTGTGAAACGCATTCGTGTAATATGAACGAGTTTACTTGTGCGAAAAGTGGTAAATGCATACAATTGTCTTGGGTTAATGATGGTATGGTGGATTGCGGTCCCGATGATTCTTCGGATGAGGAAGGTGAAGATTTGTTCGATGAGAAATGTGCAGAATTCGAGTGTCAGAATGGAGCATGTCGACCGTTTTCGGATGTCTGTGATGGTGTCGATCAGTGTGGGTAAGTTGAAGATTCCTATTTTAATTTGAGATCgagtttaatatttataactcattttttaacttttagcgATAATTCAGATGAACTTTCCTGTGAGTTTGAATGTGGACCAGGAGAACGTTATTGCATACCCGTTGGTTGCTACGATGAGACCCATATGTGCGATGGCATACACGATTGCTTGGATTTCAGCGATGAAGCCAATTGTAATGAAACCAAATCGGATCATCATGTTATTGATTTGGGTGAAGCCCACTATTGCGGACCCTTTGAATTTGGCTGCTCTGATCCTTTCGAATGTATACCACATTTCTTTAAATGTGATGGCATTCCCCATTGTTTCGATAAATCTGATGAAATTAATTGCACCCAAATTAAAACGAATCCTTTCGAATTCAATGAAACCATGATCTGTGAACCGCCCGAACGTTTGTGTGCCGTCTCCAATAAATGTATAGCAGTGCATCAGCTTTGTGACGGCAAAATTGATTGCGAGGATACCACAGATGAAGGATTTTTATGCGATGACAAGCTATGTGAGCGTTCCCATGAATGTTCTCATTACTGCCATAATGCCCCGGAGGGTTTCATTTGCTCCTGTCCGACCCACATGTATTTGCTGCCCAATGGCAAGCGCTGCAGTATGCAGCATGCCTGTGATCATTGGGACTCTTGTTCGCAAATCTGTGCCAACATGGGCAAGGGTTATGAGTGTAAATGTTTTGAGGGCTATGACTTGCAATATGATCGTTTTACTTGCAAAAGTACAGCCGAAGACGATCCATATGTAATTTTCACCAATCGCCAGGAAATAAGGGgtttaaacttgaaaaagaGCACCATAAGCAATTTTTATACTTCCCTGAGAAATACCATAGCCTTGGATTTTCTATACAACAATGAATCTAGTCAAATATTTTGGACTGATGTTATAGACGATAAAATCTATAGAGGTAAATTAGTGGGAGAAGCTTTACATAAAGTTGAGGCAGTGGTACATTCGGGGCTTTCAACTACAGAAGGTTTGGCGGTGGATTGGATTGGCATGAATCTATATTGGATAGACTCTAATCTAGATCAAATAGAGGTGGCTAAACTAAATGGAAGTTTCAGGCGTACTTTGATAGCTGGAGATATGGAGAGTCCTCGAGCTATAGCTTTAGATCCTCGTGAAGGTCTGCTGTTCTGGACAGATTGGGATGATAATTATCCTCGCATAGAGAGATGCTCCATGGCGGGCAAACATAGGCAAGCTATTACCACTACATCGATGGTATCGGCTGGTTGGCCTAATGGTCTATCATTGGACTACACACAGAAACGTGTATACTGGGTAGATGCCAAATCGGATTCGATTTATACCATAAAATATGATGGTTCCGATATACATTTGGTGCTAAGAGATCGCGAGATATTATCACATCCCTTTGCCATAacagtatttgaaaattatgtttattggACTGATTGGAGAACGACCTCAGTGATAAGGGCCAACAAATGGAATGGCACCGACATACAAGTTATACACAGAACACAAACTCAACCGTTTGGTATACAAGTTTTACACTCGAGTCGCCAGCCTCAGGCAGACAATCCCTGTGGTGAGAACAATGGTGGTTGCTCGCATTTATGTTTATTAGAGTaagtttttaattagattttattaaaattcccaAATTTCATTGATAATTATTCTTTGCAGTGTTAAGAAAACCTATCAATGTGCTTGTCCCCATGTTATGCGTTTAGATCCTACGGATAATCGTACCTGTGTAGCTAATGAGCAAGTGCTGCTGTTTATAATGGGAGATGAAATTAGAGGCATTGATTTAATGCAACCCATTCACCATACCATACCCACCATACGTCAATCGCCTCAAGTATTGGCTCCCCAGCGTATTGATTTTACGGTGGAGGACAGTAGATTATATTGGTCGGATGTTCAATTGAATGAGATAAAAACGGCTGGCATATCAAATGGTCTCATAGATACCATTATTAATACAGATATACAAAACCCATTTGGTTTTGCCATAGATTGGATAGCTAAGAATATGTATTTCTCTACGGGTAAAGTGAAAAGCGATATCTGGGCTAGTAATCTGAAAGGAGAGTATGTTACGGAAATTTTAGCGGATCTCAATATGGTAGAGAGCATAGCTTTGGATCCAGTCAAGTAAGTTTAATGCTATAATTTAAataggtttattttttaatgttttacttCTCTTTACTAGTGGTAAAATGTATTGGATATCTTCGGCCCGCAATTCTCAAATTTGGCAAATTGAACAAAGTAATCTGGATGGCAGTGATCGTCAGAGCATATTTGAGCACAACAAAACATTGGCCTCTCTAACCGTAGACTTTGATTCTTCACGTTTGTATTATGTATATGACAATTCTGGTATTTCCTATTATGACATTGCCACAAAAACCATACACGTGGTATTGGCCTCCAGTGAAGTAATGACCATTAGTGCGGTAACAGTCTACAATGGCACTTTGTATTTCCCCGAAAATATCCAAAGTGTTATAATGTCCTGCGATAAAGACTCGTGTCCGGAGTATTTTATGTTACGTAAAAATACCAAATCTatacaatatttgaaaatgttttatgcTGAAGCACAACAGGGTACCAACACCTGCGCTGGTCCCTTGAAAGGCGGCTGTTCGCATTTGTGTTTAGCTATATCTTCTAAGGAACATGTATGTGGTTGTTCCATAGGTTATCGTGTAGATCCAAATAATCCTACCCAGTGCATTGGCTTGGAGGAGTTCCTGTACTACTCCAATCACGAGTTGAAAGGTATTGAAGTTTATAATCCTAGTAAAACTTTGGATGAACAGGGACAGAAAATGGTAAGAGTCTCAAATTGTCTTAATTTCCTTCAATATTAATATCTGTTTATTACAGGCTTTAGGACCCATTTCACGTATTTCCTTGGCTTCCTACATAGACTATCATGCTGCCAAGGATTATTTGTACTGGGGTGACAATGACAGCGGTACTATTTCACGCATAAAGCGAGATGGTACCCAACGTGAAGTCATCATACAATCGCCCGAATGGATGGATAATAAACAATTAGATTGGTTGGGCGGTATAGCCATCGATTGGATAGCAGAAAATATCTACATCAGTGATGTAAAGCGTAATGTTATTGAAGTGGCTCGTCTGAATGGATCTTATCGTCATGTTATCATTTCCAATGTTGCAAAACCCAGTGCCTTGGCTATAGATCCCGTACAGGGTTTATTATTCTATGTTGCAGATGGCATTATTGGACGTACGGGTCTGGATGGCTCCCAGCCATTTATCTTGGTGAATCATCAGAAAATCGTTACCAGTTTAGTGTTGGATATTGAGGCTACAAAAGTATATTGGTGTGAGACGCCCAAGAATGCCATTGTGCAACCGGCCATAATGAAAGTCGACTATGATGGCAATGTCAAGGAGGTGCTGTTGAATCATACTTTGGAATATCCTACGACAGTGGGTAAATTGGATGATTTCATTTACTGGGCGGATAATAATTACAATAAGGGAACTTTCAAAGTGGCCAGCATGGATAATTTGACTGACTTTAAAGAGCTGAAACGCTTTGAAGGTTATTCCATTAAAGACATGAAAATTTTCTCGAAAAGACTACAAAAAGGCACTAATTTATGTGCTGAGAACAATGGTGGTTGTCAGGAACTGTGTTTGTTTAATGGTACTTCAGCCATTTGTGCCTGCTCCCATAGTCGTGTGGCCAGCGATGGTTTATCCTGTGAGCCTTATGATAGTTTTCTGTTATTCTCCCATCGCAGCACAATAGAGAGTGTCCATCTCACCGATCATACAGACAAAAATGGACCAGTGCGCAGTATACGTAATTCCACAATGATGGTGAATGTTATAGCCCTAACCTATGACTATGAAAACAGCGTGTTGTATTACTCGGATATGGTCTTGAGCACCATAAACTCAGTGAACTTTAATGGCAGCAATAATCGGGTGCTGGTTAGTCATCAAGGTCGCGTAGAGGGTTTGGCATTTGATATTGTCAATGAAATGTTATTTTGGACTTCTAATAATGACGCTTCCATATGCAGTTTGGATCTACATTATATCCATGAAAATCCCGATAATAACACTCAGCTGGTCAGCCGCATAAGGGTATTGAATTCCAAGGATAAGCCTCGGGGCATTGCGGTAGAACCTTGTTTAGGCATGATCTACTGGACCAATTGGAATGAAGAAGCTCCCTCTATACAGCGTGCTTATGTTACAGGATTTGGTTTGGAATCGATTATAAAGAAGGATATTAAAATGCCAAATGCCATTACTTTGGATTTAGAGGATCAAAAACTGTATTGGGCTGATGCCCGGATAGATAAAATTGAACGATCTAATTATGATGGCTCTCACAGAGTGATTCTGGCACATTCTACACCCAAACATCCGTTTGCCATAGCTGTTTATGGTGATCTATTGTTCTGGTCTGATTGGGTTTTGGGGGCTTTGGTAAGAGCAAATAAATATACCGGCTCGGATATGGTATTGTTGAGAGATCATATTGAACGTCCCATGGGTGTGGTGGCTATACAGAATACCACCGTTAACTGTGATTCCAATCAGTGCAAGATATTAAATGGCGGCTGTGAAGATGTGTGCATCTTGAATAAGAATGGCACTGCCAGTTGTCAATGCACTCGCGGCGTTTTGGCCTCGGATGGCAGAAGATGTATACAGCAATTGAACACCAAATGTGAAAAGAATCAATTCCCCTGTCGTTCGGGAGAATGCATACCCTTGCACTTGACCTGTGACAGTATTTCCCATTGTCTGGATGGCTCCGATGAATCGCGCAGTTACTGTATAATACGAGTGTGTCCCAATGACTTTTTCATGTGCAACAATCATCGTTGCATACCACAAAATGAAACTTGCGATGGTGTACATCAGTGTGGTGATGGTTCCGATGAATCGGAATTGATTTGCAAATGTGAACCGGAGAAGTTTAGATGCGGCAGTGGTGAGTGTATATCCCAGCAGTTTGTATGCGATCAGGTGCGTGATTGCAAAGATTTTAGTGATGAGAAACATTGTCCCGCCTCTGAGTGTCCTGCAGGTGATGCTCTCTATGAACACTGTCCCAATTCGACAGCCTGTATAATGCCCGTGTGGCGCTGTGATGGTGATAACGATTGTCCCGACGGCAGTGATGAACAAAACTGTGAGCATGTTACTAAAGTAGCCTGTGGACCGGGTCAGTTCCAGTGCTCCAATGGTCGTTGTATTAACGAGAAGTGGCGCTGTGATGGTGAAGATGATTGTATAGATGCGGTGGCTGGAAATTTCAGTTCCGATGAAGTGGGCTGTAAGTTACAGTGCAAACCAAATGAGTTTAGATGTGACAACATGTGCATACCAGCTAGTTGGCAATGTGATGCCAAACCCGACTGTGAAGATGGTTCGGATGAGGGAGCCCAATGTCCCAATCGAGTTTGTAGACCTCATTTGTTCCAGTGCAAATCATCAGGCCGTTGTATTCCACAGAAATGGGTATGTGATGGTGAACGCGATTGTCCCAGTCCTGGGTTTGAAGATGAGGGTGAGCATTGCGCAGTGGCCTCAGTGCCCCATATACCCGACTGTGTCGCTCCTTCCTTTTTATGTTCCTCTGGTATTTGTTTGGATCGCCATTTGGTATGTGATGGAGATCATGATTGTCCCAATGGCGAGGATGAGTACGAAGATTGTGTCCATTTTAATTACACACAAGTCTGTTTGGAAGAAGTGGAATTCCAGTGTCATAATTTAGAATGTATAGCCAAAAACCTGACCTGTAACTCCCGTCCTGATTGTTCTGATGCTTCCGACGAGTCACTGGACTTGTGTGGTGAATCTACCATGTCTTGTGGTCATGGCCAGTATCAATGCAAGAATGGTGCCTGTGTTTCGGAGGACTTTTTGTGTGATGGGCGTAATGATTGCGGCGATTTCTCCGATGAATCTTTGTGTAATGTCAATGAATGTCTGACGCCCGATATATGTGAACATGTGTGTATAGACAAGAAAATTGGTTACGAATGTCAGTGTGATCCTGGATACAAGTTACACGCCAACAACCACCACTTATGCGATGATATTGATGAATGTAGTGGGCCACATCACTGCTCGCAAATCTGTGCCAATACTTATGGTTCCTACAAGTGTTTGTGCATGAAAGGCTATGAACTGAAGGATGATCAACACACCTGCAAGGCCACCAGCAATGAAACCGCCAAATTGATATTCTCCAATCGCTATTATATTAGACAAGTCGATATGCGGGGCAATGGTTCCATACTCATACATCAGTTATCTAATGCTGTGGCTCTAGACTTTGACTGGGGCTCAAAGTGTCTATTTTGGTCGGATGTTACCTCAACAGTGGGTATGATAAAACGTTATTGTACGGTGGAAAATAAGACCACTACCTTACATCAAGCCATGCTAAAGAATCCTGATGGTTTGGCTGTAGATTGGGTGGCCAAAAATCTTTATTGGTGTGACAAGGGTTTGGATACCATCGAGGTGTCCAAATTAGATGGCCGCTATCGCAAAGTGTTAATAAATGAAAATCTACGAGAACCACGAGGAGTGGCTTTGGATCCTTTCAACCGCAATCTGTTTTGGTCGGATTGGGGTGATAATCCTCATATTGGCAAAGCCGGCATGGATGGTTCTAATCCCCGAGTTTTAATACGTGAAAATATGGGTTGGCCAAATGCCTTAACACTGTCCTTCGAGAGCAATCAACTGTTTTGGGGAGATGCCAGGGAAGATACAATTTCCGTTTCCGATTTAGATGGCAAAAATATAAGAGTTATTATGGCACGCAAACTGAATCCACTACTGAACTTGCATCACATATTTGCCATAGCTGTGTGGGAGGATAAAGTTTTCTGGTCCGACTGGGAAACAAAGTCCATAGAATATTGTAACAAATTCACAGGTCAAAACTGCTCTACCTTAATTACCACCATACATAGACCCATGGATCTAAGAATCTATCATCCTTATCGACAACAGCAGCCACACACGGGTAATCCTTGTGACAAGGCCAATTGCTCGACTTTGTGTTTACTTTCACCAGAAGCTCCTTACTACAAATGTGCCTGTCCCAATAATTTCATCTTGGCCGATGATAATAAATCTTGTATAGCCAATTGTACAGCTGCCCATTTCCAATGCTCGCAGACCTACAAGTGCATACCATTCTATTGGAAATGTGATACCCAAGATGACTGTGGTGACGGCAGTGATGAACCTGAGAATTGCCCTCCCTTCCATTGTGAACCCGGCCAGTATCAGTGTAACAACAAGAAATGCATACATCCTTCAGCCATATGTGATGGTTCCAATCAATGTGGCGATAATTCAGATGAGCAAAATTGCGATAAATTCACCTGTTTCGAAAATCATTTGAAATGTGAGGCCTCCGGTAATACCACAGCCTTCTGTATAGACAATGTCAAGAAGTGTGATGGCGTGCGGGATTGTCCCAATGGAGAAGATGAAAGTGGCTGCACTCCTCTCAACTGTACGAAAAATCAATTCCAATGTGGCAATAATCGTTGCATGCCTTTTATATGGGTGTGCGATGGAGACATTGATTGTCCCGATAAGTCAGATGAACTTAACTGTGAAAGAGTTTCCTGTGGTCCTAGTGATTTTCAATGTGG
Proteins encoded in this region:
- the LRP1 gene encoding low-density lipoprotein receptor-related protein 1 → MLIKSTGPWVQSTSASTSKMPVLSLTSLSSRNVAITFSMSSVVNCKMLFIYFVLILTNCMSWSAGGGVGSVLASSISEPKAKSAFLHAGDISETHKFSATFNNNNGADDAPNTTPAATPAPPNAAATSSVSSVKQDFVLHPLGAAGVGGGSGASGGGGVGATATGSASSRFNVDLRRSSVSSTGAIQSPTTFIGSSGNAGAVAASSGHNHHQIRRKPQQLSSSSSSLSSTKSAFDEKKTCPPSYYTCNDGKCIPMRWKCDSKPDCDDGSDETIGCANASKCNEGQFQCSVTHKCIPNNWVCDGEYDCGTSDVSDEINCHSDALKCRSYQSECSSGMCLDISRFCDGKWDCSNDEVKCDNQEAQCATLNCSFNCKLTPQGPKCYCAPGQVPVNVTQCMDFDECSIEGMCDQLCRNTPGSYECSCVSGYVKQKNHCYAINVPKDEMASLIFLTQSNVRRINPYNGTLLANLNSNDISAIEIWHRNRTLCAMYSSPWTAVDMKCYRIDDFNVTWSMPLPELITSTHSIDKLRLDWITGNWYFLSNEPGLIFMCTNTMQYCSIILQDVQNPSSMVLDPTKGFIFFTEWSPSLSRSNLDGTNRTILVSTQIYYPSRLTLDLPNEHVYWIDIYKDFVERVDYEGRNRWAMKKTSDTHVPLKSLHAVEVFENTVYLAPWSDTVIVAMDKYTLTAKQIVKDVKRPYDFRIFHRQKQPEVAHPCRDNNGLCNQICVPMWTKGFARATCMCSHGYKLRNNTECVFEHFDKFLILARQRLASIAGIPLNQAGRHTNQQDESDASVAAVEDAMVPIYNVTWIMPTDINVHHKLVYYVQQERTGYKILSQSTDGLQRKTLTNGTEGISVLAYDWLSANLYWGGIESLYVAPVANMSKIVTLPLKAEAMCLALNPIDGLMFWSHWTTNNKKASIYRAWLDGSHRDMLIESTDDKPMKWPLSLVVDVQHKKLYWCDVKESTIERMNFDGADRELIFKDDRYHPISIAFHKGTVYWVDNKNGSVKTFSIHHLSGTVKNNSLSQLFSFERGRTSKLKIFDINSQPTALSNACAKTKCPGICFNTPNTSICRCPDKFSLNGTGAQCIPYPKDTDVKVKNCTTGFQCLKSPQCVDVKDLCDGFDDCDDGSDESNAAEGPCNPKKCDLNLHFVCNERCYQRSLLCSSINYCLDGTDQQNCETHSCNMNEFTCAKSGKCIQLSWVNDGMVDCGPDDSSDEEGEDLFDEKCAEFECQNGACRPFSDVCDGVDQCGDNSDELSCEFECGPGERYCIPVGCYDETHMCDGIHDCLDFSDEANCNETKSDHHVIDLGEAHYCGPFEFGCSDPFECIPHFFKCDGIPHCFDKSDEINCTQIKTNPFEFNETMICEPPERLCAVSNKCIAVHQLCDGKIDCEDTTDEGFLCDDKLCERSHECSHYCHNAPEGFICSCPTHMYLLPNGKRCSMQHACDHWDSCSQICANMGKGYECKCFEGYDLQYDRFTCKSTAEDDPYVIFTNRQEIRGLNLKKSTISNFYTSLRNTIALDFLYNNESSQIFWTDVIDDKIYRGKLVGEALHKVEAVVHSGLSTTEGLAVDWIGMNLYWIDSNLDQIEVAKLNGSFRRTLIAGDMESPRAIALDPREGLLFWTDWDDNYPRIERCSMAGKHRQAITTTSMVSAGWPNGLSLDYTQKRVYWVDAKSDSIYTIKYDGSDIHLVLRDREILSHPFAITVFENYVYWTDWRTTSVIRANKWNGTDIQVIHRTQTQPFGIQVLHSSRQPQADNPCGENNGGCSHLCLLDVKKTYQCACPHVMRLDPTDNRTCVANEQVLLFIMGDEIRGIDLMQPIHHTIPTIRQSPQVLAPQRIDFTVEDSRLYWSDVQLNEIKTAGISNGLIDTIINTDIQNPFGFAIDWIAKNMYFSTGKVKSDIWASNLKGEYVTEILADLNMVESIALDPVNGKMYWISSARNSQIWQIEQSNLDGSDRQSIFEHNKTLASLTVDFDSSRLYYVYDNSGISYYDIATKTIHVVLASSEVMTISAVTVYNGTLYFPENIQSVIMSCDKDSCPEYFMLRKNTKSIQYLKMFYAEAQQGTNTCAGPLKGGCSHLCLAISSKEHVCGCSIGYRVDPNNPTQCIGLEEFLYYSNHELKGIEVYNPSKTLDEQGQKMALGPISRISLASYIDYHAAKDYLYWGDNDSGTISRIKRDGTQREVIIQSPEWMDNKQLDWLGGIAIDWIAENIYISDVKRNVIEVARLNGSYRHVIISNVAKPSALAIDPVQGLLFYVADGIIGRTGLDGSQPFILVNHQKIVTSLVLDIEATKVYWCETPKNAIVQPAIMKVDYDGNVKEVLLNHTLEYPTTVGKLDDFIYWADNNYNKGTFKVASMDNLTDFKELKRFEGYSIKDMKIFSKRLQKGTNLCAENNGGCQELCLFNGTSAICACSHSRVASDGLSCEPYDSFLLFSHRSTIESVHLTDHTDKNGPVRSIRNSTMMVNVIALTYDYENSVLYYSDMVLSTINSVNFNGSNNRVLVSHQGRVEGLAFDIVNEMLFWTSNNDASICSLDLHYIHENPDNNTQLVSRIRVLNSKDKPRGIAVEPCLGMIYWTNWNEEAPSIQRAYVTGFGLESIIKKDIKMPNAITLDLEDQKLYWADARIDKIERSNYDGSHRVILAHSTPKHPFAIAVYGDLLFWSDWVLGALVRANKYTGSDMVLLRDHIERPMGVVAIQNTTVNCDSNQCKILNGGCEDVCILNKNGTASCQCTRGVLASDGRRCIQQLNTKCEKNQFPCRSGECIPLHLTCDSISHCLDGSDESRSYCIIRVCPNDFFMCNNHRCIPQNETCDGVHQCGDGSDESELICKCEPEKFRCGSGECISQQFVCDQVRDCKDFSDEKHCPASECPAGDALYEHCPNSTACIMPVWRCDGDNDCPDGSDEQNCEHVTKVACGPGQFQCSNGRCINEKWRCDGEDDCIDAVAGNFSSDEVGCKLQCKPNEFRCDNMCIPASWQCDAKPDCEDGSDEGAQCPNRVCRPHLFQCKSSGRCIPQKWVCDGERDCPSPGFEDEGEHCAVASVPHIPDCVAPSFLCSSGICLDRHLVCDGDHDCPNGEDEYEDCVHFNYTQVCLEEVEFQCHNLECIAKNLTCNSRPDCSDASDESLDLCGESTMSCGHGQYQCKNGACVSEDFLCDGRNDCGDFSDESLCNVNECLTPDICEHVCIDKKIGYECQCDPGYKLHANNHHLCDDIDECSGPHHCSQICANTYGSYKCLCMKGYELKDDQHTCKATSNETAKLIFSNRYYIRQVDMRGNGSILIHQLSNAVALDFDWGSKCLFWSDVTSTVGMIKRYCTVENKTTTLHQAMLKNPDGLAVDWVAKNLYWCDKGLDTIEVSKLDGRYRKVLINENLREPRGVALDPFNRNLFWSDWGDNPHIGKAGMDGSNPRVLIRENMGWPNALTLSFESNQLFWGDAREDTISVSDLDGKNIRVIMARKLNPLLNLHHIFAIAVWEDKVFWSDWETKSIEYCNKFTGQNCSTLITTIHRPMDLRIYHPYRQQQPHTGNPCDKANCSTLCLLSPEAPYYKCACPNNFILADDNKSCIANCTAAHFQCSQTYKCIPFYWKCDTQDDCGDGSDEPENCPPFHCEPGQYQCNNKKCIHPSAICDGSNQCGDNSDEQNCDKFTCFENHLKCEASGNTTAFCIDNVKKCDGVRDCPNGEDESGCTPLNCTKNQFQCGNNRCMPFIWVCDGDIDCPDKSDELNCERVSCGPSDFQCGSGRCIPMSWRCDGEDDCPNGEDEPPSCHSSKEECDPTYFKCNNSKCIPGRWRCDYENDCGDGSDELNCQMRNCSESEFRCGTGKCIKHDHRCDGEIHCDDSSDEINCNITCKEHQFKCAAFNTCINKQYQCDGDDDCPDGSDEVNCTCPHDHFTCKNGKCIMARWKCDGWDDCTDGSDESYETCALVHCHANAFKCSNLKCIRKSALCDGVNDCGNNEDEADEVCAALPKCRHDQFQCENEDCISKIFRCDGQYNCIDGSDEMNCQPPVCGFGTCSQICIEKKAGHFNCKCTEGYFKGSHKNDTCLASGPDQVLLLASEQEFRFILPAKQEGTTVVGFFQTDSLKIDVFDILIRPKDTLLFWIDSHHGKVHTMKIATPNTEVTAVRVRRDLKELKAFDIPALDDPKSLAIEWVTQLVYIIDSRHNEIIVTDIDGKKYASLVSTGLNPTDIVVEPESRIMIWSTLENGILMASLDGQNKRSLVERDVGWPISLAIDYPTGRLYWADYRKGTVETCRLNGKERNVVRRFSNKEKPQKIDVFEDYLYIKLYDQSIIKMNKFGNDNGTYLLKGYRSSDIGILHPLKQNRNITNPCAKEPCKQMGSLCILSTETDNGYRCKCPKDYHEANGKCVADHATIPDYCPLKCNLGTCKLINHIPKCVCQPQFEGEFCEHYRCSNYCKNYGLCIIAPQIPGSLEPPPLKCSCTPGWSGPRCETSVPECQSRCHNGGVCLISDEHMKCTCPPMYIGEQCEHCVNLTCANGGICRETLTGTTQCECPDGFTGKRCEVDVCAGFCKNGGICNIGTKGGPQCQCLQGFYGEQCESDSCANFCLNGGICAEKQQMLMCTCSERYVGDRCETDLCKTTNPPQFCDASEIPLRNPCTGIICQNSGTCHVIKTVAMCNCTDQWNGDFCERPVAEDNPCIRYCQNNGVCHLDAYAIPHCSCIGEWEGDDCDVPPSCVGECGVCQTGSSINECKCDDGRVTTCLADSANALRSETEHSANIMSIIAIILAIAILVLALFGGGLYFLKKHRISQPFSHARLTENVEIMLTNPMYRGDADDTPAFVHEDDKGNFANPVYESMYADAIVEPAVVPENNLSTAPDERKGLLQHSHDDNNTPDIL